A stretch of the Candidatus Zixiibacteriota bacterium genome encodes the following:
- a CDS encoding tetratricopeptide repeat protein has protein sequence MKIYRYLVVLLLTLVACGNEPNTLAEYEQAGREAYLNEDFAKARTYLSRAVAMKSSDRDVLYFMGMSYQREYILDSALFYLKRADLLHPEDRVVNQAIYPIAAELKEWETAARAVNVLIGTGDSLEHYRLKLADLNVKMGNFIVAFIHMRKLLESSPDNPDRYYQMAVIAHQADSLAFALSIINQAIDRFGEQEKFLQIKGVLYTAMGEFEKAEFILRRLIAIDPNSLQYRATLAAALAMQRPREKKLEAVELYKQVVGKVNPAMKVDSILNALQQQLNQ, from the coding sequence ATGAAAATATACCGATATCTCGTAGTCCTGCTTTTGACCCTGGTTGCCTGCGGCAATGAACCCAATACCCTCGCCGAGTACGAGCAGGCAGGCCGGGAGGCTTATCTCAATGAGGACTTTGCCAAAGCACGAACATACCTGAGCAGGGCTGTCGCGATGAAATCCTCCGATCGCGATGTTTTGTACTTTATGGGTATGAGCTACCAGCGAGAGTATATTCTGGATTCGGCCCTGTTCTATCTCAAGCGCGCTGATTTGCTTCATCCGGAAGATCGCGTGGTCAACCAGGCCATCTATCCAATAGCTGCTGAGTTAAAAGAATGGGAGACGGCCGCGCGAGCTGTCAACGTACTCATCGGAACGGGAGATTCCCTGGAGCACTACCGCCTTAAACTGGCAGATCTCAATGTCAAAATGGGGAATTTCATCGTCGCCTTTATCCACATGCGAAAGCTTTTGGAGAGCAGTCCGGACAATCCGGATCGTTACTACCAGATGGCTGTTATTGCCCATCAGGCGGATTCACTTGCTTTTGCCCTCTCGATCATAAACCAGGCTATTGACCGATTTGGTGAGCAGGAGAAGTTTCTGCAAATCAAGGGTGTTTTGTACACCGCCATGGGAGAATTCGAGAAAGCTGAATTCATCCTCAGGCGATTGATAGCTATCGACCCTAATTCACTTCAATATCGAGCCACTCTCGCGGCTGCCCTGGCCATGCAAAGGCCGCGTGAGAAGAAACTTGAGGCTGTCGAGCTGTACAAGCAGGTGGTTGGAAAGGTCAACCCGGCTATGAAAGTGGATTCCATTCTGAACGCTCTCCAACAGCAGCTCAATCAGTAA
- a CDS encoding glycosyltransferase 87 family protein, with the protein MNQKQKTILIMLLAVHLVLLYLVLSRNLDFLFNDASHRIGPGSDFWALYNAGKHWRLGDNIYMRGPGYGFRYHPIFAMTILSYLSYLAHQPAYWLWVAINEIFLVMFLVVARRMIVNTAHFLVACAVMVGFSPYYLEVYMGNASFIAAAVLLMAIYLLQRRAQLGAYITYLVSILIKPVGLALLPILLLRRRFATVFLTLVIIAGLALPYFIVHPNDWYDFARVNFEGFSTTPGFMVHGGNQGFYGLMVMISAFANHVPTRELYNLTQFSDFSRILIRVIPYFFIAVSGLATYRLRRTDNLYILVFLWSATYLLGYKDVWEHSYAFLVLGLLMLYLSRAFDPRLLLILSGAIALPTLFAFYDIPMRSLGISDPGWYWDFKTSLLHHATKPVFLLALYLLSLRKAFTGRVPNLPESGSSPMSIAGQQLSD; encoded by the coding sequence TTGAATCAGAAGCAAAAAACGATACTGATCATGCTGCTGGCGGTGCATCTAGTTCTGCTCTACCTGGTTCTGTCACGTAATCTTGATTTCCTTTTCAACGATGCCTCTCACCGGATCGGTCCCGGCTCGGACTTTTGGGCTCTTTACAACGCTGGTAAGCACTGGCGGCTCGGTGACAACATTTATATGCGCGGTCCGGGCTATGGATTCAGATACCACCCTATTTTCGCGATGACGATTCTCTCCTACCTCTCATATCTCGCCCACCAACCCGCATACTGGCTGTGGGTCGCGATCAACGAAATCTTCCTGGTAATGTTTCTGGTTGTCGCTCGCAGAATGATTGTCAACACCGCCCATTTCCTCGTAGCCTGCGCGGTGATGGTTGGCTTTTCTCCGTATTACCTCGAAGTATACATGGGAAACGCCTCGTTCATAGCCGCTGCGGTACTTCTAATGGCTATCTACCTGCTCCAGCGCCGGGCACAACTCGGTGCTTATATCACCTATCTGGTCAGCATTTTGATAAAACCTGTCGGTCTGGCCTTACTTCCAATACTCCTGCTTCGCAGGCGGTTCGCGACGGTTTTTCTGACACTGGTAATCATCGCCGGGTTGGCACTGCCATACTTCATCGTTCATCCAAACGACTGGTATGATTTCGCCCGCGTCAATTTTGAAGGTTTCTCGACCACTCCCGGTTTCATGGTGCACGGAGGTAATCAGGGCTTTTACGGACTGATGGTGATGATCAGCGCATTCGCCAATCATGTACCGACGCGCGAACTGTACAACCTGACGCAGTTTTCTGATTTCAGTCGAATCCTGATCCGCGTCATACCGTATTTCTTCATCGCAGTCTCAGGCCTGGCAACGTATCGCCTCCGCCGCACCGACAATCTGTACATACTCGTGTTCTTGTGGTCCGCCACTTATCTTCTGGGCTATAAAGATGTCTGGGAGCACAGTTATGCATTTCTGGTTTTGGGGCTGTTGATGCTGTATCTCTCCCGCGCTTTCGATCCGAGGCTTCTTTTGATATTAAGCGGCGCAATCGCTCTGCCGACACTTTTCGCGTTTTATGACATACCGATGCGATCGCTCGGTATCAGCGATCCCGGCTGGTACTGGGATTTCAAAACCTCACTGCTTCATCATGCCACGAAGCCGGTGTTTCTTCTGGCTTTGTACCTTCTATCTCTCCGGAAAGCTTTCACCGGTCGAGTGCCGAATCTCCCCGAGTCGGGCTCAAGCCCAATGTCTATTGCGGGACAGCAACTTAGCGACTGA
- a CDS encoding DMT family transporter, translating to MALLTAIVWAIAVVLFKKSGETVHPVGLNLFKNMLAAALFLPTIWLWGGKLLHDAPAWDYLLLLLSGALGIGIADTLFFHCLNRLGAGLTAIVDCLYSPFIIGLSMIWLGDVLSVWQIVGVMLIISAVLTAARPRGENGPDRRNLMLGLTYGALAVALMAIGVVIAKPVLDRAPLLWVTEIRLIGGVAILWINLAFHPGRRQIVRSVFASTGRIYTVTGSLVGGYLAMVMWLAGMKFTQVSTAAALNQTNNIFIFIFAALFLKERIDLPRTIGIILAVGGAFLVTFA from the coding sequence ATGGCGCTATTGACCGCAATTGTCTGGGCCATCGCCGTTGTCCTGTTCAAAAAGAGCGGCGAGACCGTACACCCGGTCGGACTGAATTTGTTCAAGAACATGTTGGCGGCCGCGCTTTTTCTCCCCACTATTTGGCTCTGGGGAGGGAAACTGCTTCACGACGCTCCCGCGTGGGATTACCTGTTGTTACTGCTGAGCGGCGCGCTTGGTATCGGGATCGCCGACACCCTGTTTTTCCATTGCCTCAACCGTCTGGGCGCCGGACTGACCGCCATCGTGGATTGCCTGTACAGTCCGTTTATAATCGGGCTGTCTATGATCTGGCTCGGCGACGTGCTTTCTGTATGGCAAATAGTGGGAGTCATGTTGATTATATCAGCCGTGCTTACGGCGGCCCGTCCTCGAGGGGAAAACGGTCCTGACCGGCGCAACCTGATGTTGGGACTCACCTATGGCGCTCTGGCTGTGGCTCTGATGGCCATCGGTGTGGTGATAGCCAAACCGGTTCTTGACCGGGCGCCGCTTCTGTGGGTCACGGAGATCCGACTCATCGGCGGCGTTGCCATTCTTTGGATAAACCTTGCTTTCCATCCCGGGCGACGGCAGATAGTGAGATCCGTGTTTGCCTCAACCGGCCGCATATACACGGTAACCGGTTCATTGGTGGGCGGGTATCTGGCTATGGTCATGTGGCTGGCCGGAATGAAATTCACCCAGGTATCCACCGCGGCCGCTCTCAATCAGACTAACAATATCTTCATCTTTATCTTTGCCGCTCTCTTTCTGAAGGAAAGAATTGATCTGCCCCGTACCATTGGCATAATTCTCGCCGTCGGCGGCGCTTTTCTTGTTACCTTCGCCTGA
- a CDS encoding DNA-processing protein DprA has protein sequence MTNHADNTEIIRILALSHFSSVQPRLLEVLIRHYGSLERIMATDAGSLMAVAGMTAEIANRVAEAPSKMTQARQYYELLRSKNVNFVSRFDSDYPKLLFELNDPPTLLYYRGTLPNENSKIVALAGGDRATSEGIELTVEAAKKFAEAGVQVISSLDRGIDSATHLGAKVGAGRSFSVLDSGVDEIYPDESRPLAIDIVKDGGLISEYPPDQKYHTENFKSSNRIIAGLSQAVVMTEFYDHSMRALDLLSCCSQIGKLVFILIDPRHGALTDKNSLETAYSSGAIPMVGLHQIDEIVKSLV, from the coding sequence ATGACAAATCACGCAGACAACACCGAGATAATCCGCATCCTGGCGCTGAGCCATTTTTCATCCGTCCAACCCCGGCTTCTCGAGGTGCTGATAAGACACTATGGCAGCCTGGAGCGCATTATGGCCACCGATGCCGGTTCGCTGATGGCGGTCGCCGGCATGACGGCGGAAATAGCCAATCGCGTAGCCGAAGCGCCTTCGAAAATGACGCAAGCGCGGCAATATTACGAATTGCTCAGGAGCAAGAACGTTAATTTCGTGTCGCGTTTCGACAGCGATTATCCCAAGCTCCTGTTCGAACTCAACGACCCGCCCACGCTTCTGTATTACCGCGGTACACTGCCGAACGAAAACAGCAAAATCGTCGCGCTTGCCGGGGGTGACAGGGCAACAAGCGAAGGGATCGAGCTGACGGTCGAGGCTGCAAAGAAATTCGCGGAGGCGGGGGTGCAGGTCATTTCCTCGCTGGACAGAGGTATCGATTCCGCAACGCATCTGGGCGCAAAGGTCGGAGCAGGCAGGTCTTTCTCGGTTCTGGATAGTGGCGTGGACGAGATTTATCCCGACGAAAGCCGTCCGCTGGCTATCGATATTGTCAAGGACGGCGGCCTCATCAGCGAATATCCGCCCGACCAAAAATACCATACCGAGAATTTCAAAAGCTCTAACCGGATAATCGCCGGCCTGTCACAGGCGGTCGTGATGACAGAGTTCTATGACCATTCTATGCGCGCCCTTGATCTTCTCTCGTGCTGCAGCCAAATAGGCAAATTGGTTTTTATCCTGATCGATCCGCGCCACGGGGCTCTCACCGACAAAAACAGCCTTGAAACCGCTTACTCATCCGGCGCCATACCTATGGTCGGACTTCACCAGATAGACGAGATTGTCAAATCTCTGGTGTGA
- a CDS encoding YigZ family protein yields the protein MDDRYLTIEKTSTEETKVKGSRFIARAIRVDSLELAHAELEHIRKREYAATHNCYAYIVGTPPHDVAFKYSDDGEPSGTAGRPIYDIISGAGLTNILMVVTRYFGGTKLGTGGLVKAYSEAARLALESAGVRENFVTDKIKVDIDFPSYDSLLKAIHRNGAREIKADFSDRVSIEIEIRRSRTDQLVGEIVELSRGKAAIEKVE from the coding sequence ATGGATGACCGCTACCTGACCATAGAGAAAACATCCACCGAAGAAACAAAAGTCAAAGGTTCGCGATTCATCGCCCGCGCCATTCGCGTGGACTCGCTTGAGCTGGCGCATGCCGAACTGGAGCATATCCGCAAACGCGAATACGCCGCCACTCACAACTGCTACGCCTATATCGTGGGAACGCCACCTCACGATGTCGCTTTCAAATATTCGGACGATGGCGAACCCAGCGGCACCGCCGGCCGACCGATTTACGATATCATCAGCGGCGCGGGTCTGACAAACATACTGATGGTTGTCACGCGTTATTTCGGTGGCACCAAACTCGGAACTGGAGGACTGGTCAAGGCCTATTCCGAGGCGGCCAGACTGGCCCTGGAAAGCGCCGGGGTCAGAGAAAATTTCGTTACCGATAAAATTAAAGTCGACATCGATTTTCCGTCATACGATAGTCTCCTCAAGGCAATCCATCGAAACGGCGCCAGGGAGATCAAGGCCGATTTCTCCGACCGGGTGTCAATCGAGATAGAGATTCGCCGGAGCAGGACCGATCAACTGGTAGGCGAAATAGTGGAGCTATCCAGGGGGAAGGCCGCGATTGAAAAAGTCGAATAA